From one Candidatus Nitrospira nitrosa genomic stretch:
- a CDS encoding phosphoenolpyruvate carboxykinase (ATP), with product MTTVTAEQPLTEYLFSLHGTQIRYVTASPWLAAPVNEFLRHFRQEVRCPSIPLTLYFHAVEHRADIPVTISSSARQLAVNMGVAGVDCPETDLPYEVILDGERLIADFFNVGVLVVDSVQGRADGYLINPQMMPESLIEYLFHIALIELLRRRGLYTIHATALEKNGRGVLIPGNSGRGKTTSFISLLRSGYRYLSDDHPLLRDVGTHVDLLPFPIKINVTEQTVEFFPELRTAPAQVLQPRFPKRAFHAEDVYSTSIGECCRPALVLFPHVIDAPHSHLELLPKSRALEMLLPQALLVYDSEVARREFQVLAKLVQQVDSYRLHFGRDILELPQLITPLLEGETR from the coding sequence ATGACTACGGTAACGGCTGAACAGCCTCTAACTGAGTATCTTTTCTCGCTGCATGGAACGCAGATACGATATGTTACGGCTTCTCCCTGGCTCGCCGCCCCGGTGAATGAATTTCTCAGGCATTTTCGGCAGGAAGTGCGTTGCCCGTCAATTCCGCTCACCTTATATTTCCATGCCGTTGAACATCGGGCTGATATTCCAGTGACCATCTCCTCTTCGGCGCGCCAACTGGCTGTCAATATGGGTGTAGCGGGTGTTGATTGCCCGGAGACCGATTTGCCTTATGAGGTGATTCTTGATGGCGAGCGGTTGATCGCCGACTTCTTCAATGTCGGGGTGTTGGTGGTTGATAGTGTGCAGGGGAGAGCCGATGGTTATCTGATCAATCCTCAGATGATGCCGGAAAGTTTGATCGAATATTTGTTTCACATAGCTTTGATTGAACTCTTGCGACGTCGAGGGCTCTACACTATTCACGCTACGGCTCTGGAGAAGAACGGCAGAGGAGTATTGATTCCTGGCAATAGTGGGCGTGGGAAGACAACCTCATTCATTTCATTGCTTCGGTCAGGGTATCGCTATCTCTCTGATGATCATCCCCTCCTTCGAGATGTCGGAACTCACGTCGATCTACTTCCTTTCCCGATTAAGATCAATGTGACCGAACAAACCGTGGAGTTTTTCCCTGAACTGCGCACTGCCCCTGCTCAGGTGCTTCAGCCTCGATTTCCGAAGCGAGCCTTTCATGCGGAGGATGTCTATTCCACGTCGATTGGTGAGTGTTGCCGTCCGGCGCTCGTACTGTTCCCTCATGTTATTGATGCTCCTCACAGCCATCTCGAATTGCTTCCAAAGAGTCGTGCGTTAGAAATGCTCCTTCCTCAAGCCCTATTGGTCTATGACTCAGAGGTTGCAAGACGAGAATTTCAGGTCTTGGCGAAACTTGTCCAGCAGGTGGATTCTTATCGTTTGCACTTTGGCCGAGACATCCTGGAGCTTCCTCAACTCATCACACCTCTTCTTGAGGGGGAAACGCGATGA
- a CDS encoding nucleotidyltransferase domain-containing protein, protein MSDYSCTRKIPLGSEAELLVWCARTGITQDLLVRIRQRLQEPLDWASFLQMAEYHGVEPLIYASLSKVAPDLVPAEALIRLRQKVQVGGLLNRSLAQELIKLCDEFALRGVPIIPIKGATLAAVVYGDLGLRDFTDLDLLVPESAVGEAQAVLTTFGYEPRDVVDAQSDDHDDGPHQVFVKRRSLCRVDLQWVMAHQHFAFRLDRPEFWARRVSVTFENRTVPGLAPEDLLIVLCVHGSKHAWEQLKWVCDVAELLRSHPNLDWTSILSSSSAWGCQRLVMMGLSIAHRLLDAPLPAEVLARLESEVEIEVLSHRMPATLLEDGREGVWEEQSAALYFSLKDSWWARWRFGLQLCRLQSPVTVTPPIWFRWRNSLFCFARLIQPVHRTMKRFLSPGIRGAINRWVPHSA, encoded by the coding sequence ATGAGCGACTATTCCTGTACGCGGAAGATCCCGTTGGGATCGGAAGCGGAACTGCTTGTCTGGTGTGCCCGCACAGGGATCACTCAAGATCTCCTGGTGCGAATCCGCCAGAGACTTCAGGAACCATTGGACTGGGCGAGCTTTCTCCAGATGGCGGAATACCATGGCGTGGAGCCTTTAATATACGCAAGTCTCTCTAAAGTCGCGCCCGACCTGGTACCTGCCGAGGCCCTAATCCGATTGCGACAGAAGGTACAAGTCGGGGGCTTGCTGAATCGATCGTTGGCACAGGAACTGATCAAATTGTGCGACGAGTTTGCCCTACGGGGGGTTCCCATTATTCCGATTAAAGGAGCCACTCTTGCGGCGGTGGTGTACGGTGATTTGGGTCTTCGTGACTTTACCGATCTTGATTTGCTTGTCCCTGAATCTGCCGTCGGAGAGGCGCAGGCGGTTCTTACGACATTTGGTTATGAGCCTAGAGATGTCGTTGATGCGCAGAGCGACGACCATGATGATGGCCCACACCAGGTGTTCGTCAAAAGGCGTAGCCTTTGTCGTGTCGACCTCCAGTGGGTGATGGCCCATCAACACTTTGCCTTCCGATTAGATCGTCCAGAGTTCTGGGCACGACGAGTTTCGGTAACCTTTGAGAACCGGACGGTTCCTGGATTGGCGCCGGAAGATTTACTCATCGTACTGTGCGTGCATGGGTCGAAGCATGCATGGGAACAGCTGAAATGGGTTTGTGATGTAGCGGAGCTTCTTCGCTCCCATCCGAACCTGGACTGGACCTCTATCCTGTCCAGTTCATCGGCATGGGGTTGCCAGCGACTGGTCATGATGGGCCTGTCGATTGCCCATCGACTCCTAGATGCCCCTCTACCTGCTGAAGTTTTGGCGCGGCTTGAGAGTGAGGTGGAGATAGAGGTTCTGTCGCATCGCATGCCGGCCACCTTACTGGAAGATGGTCGGGAAGGTGTTTGGGAGGAACAGTCGGCTGCGCTCTATTTTTCACTAAAAGACTCGTGGTGGGCGCGTTGGCGCTTTGGACTTCAGCTTTGTCGCCTCCAGAGTCCTGTGACCGTGACTCCTCCCATATGGTTTCGCTGGCGCAACTCTTTGTTTTGTTTTGCTCGTCTTATTCAACCGGTGCATCGAACGATGAAACGGTTCCTTTCTCCTGGAATTCGAGGAGCCATTAATCGGTGGGTGCCACACAGTGCCTAG
- a CDS encoding PqqD family protein has translation MSGTSQAHLVNTEVSHCDSVLLHQVVLRGSPDVQTSNMDGETVLLDLSTGRYYTLNRLGSLIWELCTGTQTISDIHTILCDRFDVAPERALDDLVTLVNELTQEGLLQQERR, from the coding sequence ATGTCAGGCACATCGCAGGCTCATTTAGTTAATACCGAGGTCTCCCACTGTGACTCTGTTCTGCTGCACCAGGTGGTGCTCAGAGGAAGCCCCGATGTGCAGACTAGCAACATGGATGGGGAGACGGTGCTTCTGGATCTCAGTACCGGCCGATATTACACCCTCAACCGATTGGGGAGCCTAATTTGGGAGCTCTGTACCGGCACACAGACTATCAGCGACATCCATACGATCCTCTGTGATCGTTTTGATGTCGCTCCCGAGCGAGCCCTCGACGATCTCGTCACCCTGGTCAATGAACTGACCCAGGAAGGGCTACTTCAACAAGAAAGGAGGTGA